Proteins encoded in a region of the Candidatus Omnitrophota bacterium genome:
- a CDS encoding HAMP domain-containing protein, with product MPDKKYRRTNYFIKKKFQLKFTFSIVATLLIVMFVSGVGLYMGLWGSIIENFSKFKVSENLENVARITGYEEARFKKGDYRLEKIFREAELLSDKDRYVLRRAMASVNRSLIPKILLLALFLFIGGIFASHKIAGPIYRIEQSAEAIREGDLRVNFHTRKDDELKEAALVLEDMVESLRGDILKIKAISIALEDKIGSVASRLSPGDAVLMKEEISEIYGILSKYKT from the coding sequence ATGCCTGATAAAAAATACAGACGGACGAATTATTTCATCAAGAAGAAGTTCCAGCTGAAGTTCACGTTCTCTATCGTCGCGACTCTGCTTATAGTGATGTTCGTAAGCGGCGTCGGCCTGTATATGGGGCTGTGGGGCTCCATTATAGAGAACTTCTCCAAGTTCAAGGTTTCGGAGAACCTCGAGAATGTGGCCCGGATAACCGGATACGAAGAGGCTAGGTTCAAAAAGGGCGATTACCGGCTCGAGAAGATATTCAGGGAAGCGGAGCTCTTGAGCGATAAAGACAGGTATGTATTAAGGCGCGCCATGGCCTCCGTGAACAGGTCGCTTATCCCCAAGATACTGCTCCTGGCGCTCTTCTTATTTATCGGCGGGATATTCGCGTCCCATAAAATAGCCGGCCCTATATACAGGATAGAGCAGTCGGCCGAGGCGATACGCGAAGGCGACCTCCGGGTTAATTTCCACACCAGAAAAGACGATGAGCTTAAGGAAGCGGCCCTTGTCCTGGAGGATATGGTCGAATCCCTGCGCGGCGATATATTAAAGATCAAGGCTATAAGCATCGCGCTGGAAGACAAGATCGGTTCTGTCGCGTCCCGCCTTTCGCCGGGAGACGCCGTTCTTATGAAAGAAGAGATCAGCGAAATATACGGCATATTGTCAAAATACAAGACATGA
- a CDS encoding glucoamylase family protein: protein MISVRLIIFIILLAASQAASVLTPSSEASTSDSDFIDKLEYDSLAYFVREANPANGLIKDSSRPGAPASVAAVGFGLTALCVGDFRGWLDTQQAYDRILKTLLTFRDVVPNERGFFYHFLDMRTGARVWDSELSSIDTALFLAGALFAGEYFKGTEVEKIANEIYMRVDWPWMMNGKKVMCMGWKPEEGFLDYYWDTYSEAMILYALAIGSPSHPISKEAWLEWKRPVDSYKEFKLIHSYTGSIFTYQFSHAWIDFRSLHDGDTDYFTNSVEAARANRQFCSDNSYIYKTYGDDCWGLTASLGPEGYKGYGARPGAAINDGTIAPCGMAASLPFTPVDALNGLKNINSQYRRFLYGKYGFKDAFNMDKDWWSEEYLGIDVGITVLMIENYKTGMVWNKFMELKPIKRWAAACFKQ from the coding sequence ATGATATCCGTCAGGCTTATAATCTTCATTATATTGCTCGCGGCGTCGCAAGCGGCGTCCGTTCTTACTCCATCCTCCGAGGCCTCAACTTCCGACTCTGATTTCATCGACAAACTGGAATACGACAGCCTCGCCTATTTCGTAAGGGAGGCTAACCCGGCGAACGGCCTTATCAAGGACAGCTCGCGTCCCGGCGCGCCCGCGAGCGTCGCCGCCGTCGGCTTCGGCCTGACGGCGTTATGCGTCGGCGATTTCAGGGGATGGCTCGACACACAGCAGGCATACGACAGGATACTGAAGACGCTTCTCACTTTCCGCGACGTCGTCCCGAACGAGCGCGGGTTCTTTTACCATTTCCTGGATATGCGGACCGGGGCCAGGGTGTGGGATTCGGAGCTCTCTTCCATAGATACGGCGTTGTTTCTCGCGGGCGCGCTCTTTGCCGGCGAATATTTTAAGGGCACGGAGGTCGAAAAGATCGCCAACGAGATATATATGAGGGTCGACTGGCCGTGGATGATGAACGGGAAAAAAGTCATGTGTATGGGGTGGAAGCCGGAAGAAGGCTTCCTCGACTATTACTGGGATACCTACAGCGAGGCCATGATACTCTACGCGCTCGCGATAGGTTCCCCGTCCCATCCTATATCTAAAGAGGCCTGGCTGGAGTGGAAGAGGCCGGTCGATTCTTATAAAGAATTTAAATTAATACATTCGTACACGGGAAGCATCTTTACATACCAGTTTTCGCATGCCTGGATAGATTTCAGGTCGCTTCACGACGGGGATACGGACTATTTTACAAATTCCGTTGAAGCGGCCAGGGCAAACAGGCAATTCTGCTCGGACAATTCTTACATATACAAGACTTACGGCGACGATTGCTGGGGGCTTACCGCGAGCCTGGGCCCGGAAGGGTATAAGGGGTACGGCGCGAGGCCCGGCGCGGCCATTAACGACGGCACGATCGCCCCTTGCGGCATGGCCGCCTCCCTTCCTTTTACGCCCGTCGACGCCCTTAACGGACTTAAGAACATCAATTCGCAATATAGAAGATTCCTCTACGGGAAGTACGGGTTCAAAGACGCTTTCAATATGGACAAGGATTGGTGGAGCGAGGAATATCTGGGCATAGACGTCGGCATAACCGTCCTCATGATAGAGAATTACAAGACAGGGATGGTATGGAATAAGTTCATGGAGTTAAAGCCGATAAAGCGGTGGGCCGCCGCGTGCTTCAAACAGTAA
- a CDS encoding exosortase system-associated protein, TIGR04073 family, translating into MKKIISIVLVTLFILNIAQVGYCGPMRKLGRGISNLLTFPYEIPHRIMETNKRAGPYEAATYGLLEGLCMMVGRAGAGFYEVVSFPIPVPPGYEPLINDPEMFWK; encoded by the coding sequence ATGAAAAAAATCATTTCTATAGTTTTGGTAACGCTGTTCATCCTCAATATCGCGCAAGTCGGCTATTGCGGGCCGATGAGGAAACTGGGACGCGGCATCTCGAACCTGCTTACATTCCCTTATGAGATCCCGCACAGGATCATGGAGACCAATAAAAGAGCGGGGCCGTACGAAGCCGCGACCTACGGTTTACTCGAAGGCCTGTGCATGATGGTCGGACGGGCCGGCGCGGGTTTCTACGAGGTCGTCTCTTTCCCGATCCCGGTTCCTCCCGGTTATGAGCCTTTAATAAATGACCCAGAAATGTTCTGGAAATGA
- a CDS encoding ShlB/FhaC/HecB family hemolysin secretion/activation protein, whose amino-acid sequence MKKIALFFIISSIVFITPSARAQNIPPGQEPAAQAARFQAESERKARELEKKKGKAPDVEIEEEKEAPPVEKEMRFVLKEVKVTGAKKFEASFFLPAYQSYLYKEVTFKDLSDIADRIKAEYKRKGYLTTVVFIPEQNIVDGVVEIRVAEGEFGKLKIEGNKYFGSNLIKKYIHSKKNEILDLYVLQKDILRLNQNPDLQVKTVVSAGEEPDTSDVTMKVDDKFPFHAGASFDNQGTRLTGKDRTSVSVRHTNLTGHNDSVFANIQFTRSSSGEFVSYLLPADTLGSIIGLNFTYFEMKLGEEFKSFDITGKTLIFTPHVSRELYLSEDIQANVDIGLDIKSITKKTGTQTTADDQLRLPYLDFDFSETDGFGGGGQTSFSPKFIFGTSGFLGASKRGHPTTSRSGTGGAFFVYEHSISRVQRMPFESYMSIRSQFQAGSTSLPSSEQFQLGGANSVRGYPEGDYVADWGANLTFDWVFPMYLIPKEYKLPRSETPLRNQIQPVAFMDLGGGGLKKPLTGESKEKFLMGLGGGLKISLYNKLSARLEWAKDVGDKPTSGSGASTFYVTIQGEI is encoded by the coding sequence ATGAAAAAAATAGCCCTATTTTTTATAATCTCGTCTATCGTGTTTATCACTCCGTCCGCTCGCGCCCAGAATATACCGCCCGGCCAGGAACCCGCCGCGCAGGCCGCCCGCTTCCAGGCCGAATCCGAACGTAAGGCGCGTGAGCTCGAAAAGAAAAAAGGTAAAGCCCCGGATGTGGAGATTGAGGAGGAGAAAGAGGCGCCTCCCGTCGAAAAGGAGATGCGCTTCGTCCTGAAAGAAGTGAAGGTTACCGGCGCCAAGAAGTTCGAAGCGTCTTTTTTCCTGCCCGCTTATCAATCTTACCTGTATAAGGAAGTGACGTTCAAGGACCTTAGTGATATCGCCGACAGGATAAAAGCCGAATATAAGAGGAAAGGGTATCTCACCACGGTCGTCTTCATCCCGGAACAGAATATCGTCGACGGCGTGGTCGAGATAAGAGTGGCCGAGGGCGAGTTCGGCAAATTGAAGATAGAGGGAAATAAATACTTCGGCTCCAACCTGATAAAAAAGTATATCCATTCAAAAAAAAATGAGATCCTCGACCTGTACGTCCTCCAGAAAGACATCTTAAGGCTCAACCAGAACCCCGACCTCCAGGTAAAGACGGTTGTCTCCGCGGGCGAGGAACCCGACACCTCCGACGTAACGATGAAGGTCGACGACAAATTCCCGTTCCACGCCGGAGCGAGTTTCGATAACCAGGGCACCCGCCTGACCGGGAAAGACCGGACGTCCGTATCCGTCCGCCACACCAACCTGACCGGACACAACGATTCCGTTTTCGCCAATATCCAGTTTACGAGGAGCTCATCCGGCGAATTCGTAAGCTATCTCCTGCCGGCCGATACGCTTGGTTCCATAATAGGCCTCAACTTTACCTATTTCGAAATGAAGCTGGGCGAGGAATTCAAGTCCTTCGACATAACCGGTAAGACCCTCATCTTCACCCCGCACGTTTCCCGCGAACTGTATCTTTCAGAGGATATCCAGGCGAATGTCGATATAGGGCTCGATATCAAATCCATCACGAAGAAGACAGGGACCCAGACGACCGCCGACGACCAGCTGCGCCTGCCATATCTTGATTTCGATTTCAGCGAGACCGATGGGTTCGGCGGGGGAGGGCAGACGTCGTTCTCGCCGAAGTTCATTTTCGGAACGAGCGGTTTCCTGGGCGCGTCGAAACGCGGCCATCCCACCACGTCGCGATCGGGAACCGGCGGCGCCTTCTTTGTCTATGAGCATTCGATAAGCCGTGTCCAGAGGATGCCGTTTGAGAGCTACATGTCGATCCGTTCGCAGTTCCAGGCCGGCTCGACCAGTCTGCCGTCGTCCGAGCAGTTCCAATTGGGCGGCGCCAATTCCGTCAGGGGCTATCCGGAAGGCGACTATGTCGCCGACTGGGGCGCCAACCTCACTTTTGACTGGGTCTTCCCGATGTATCTCATCCCGAAAGAGTATAAACTGCCGCGCTCGGAAACCCCCCTTCGTAATCAGATACAGCCGGTGGCGTTCATGGACCTCGGCGGCGGAGGCTTGAAGAAACCGCTGACCGGCGAAAGTAAAGAGAAATTCCTCATGGGCCTGGGCGGCGGCCTGAAGATAAGCCTCTACAATAAGCTCTCCGCGCGTCTCGAATGGGCCAAAGACGTCGGCGATAAACCCACCTCCGGCTCCGGAGCGTCCACATTTTATGTCACCATCCAGGGTGAAATATAG
- a CDS encoding ATP-binding protein: MRYINRAIEKEIKTASRAFPAVLVTGPRRAGKTTLLKKLFPQASYYLLEDTDIISRIKADPRSFLEEVKPPVILDEIQNVPELFNYIRTRIDEKPHRAGQWYFTGSQDAPLMKGVSESMAGRVAVFHLLPLSLEEDRDVSMISGGFPEVLAKPRTASVWFRSYIQTYLERDVRSISDIKDIAAFRKFLSILASRSGTILNKTDLAAPLGISVPTLAEWLSILEITGQIIIVPPFYENFGKRLIKSPKIYFVDSGLAVYLLGIETEAALRKSTFLGQIFEGFIASEIVKRQINRGKRQQLYYFRDQQGLEVDFIVPAGDNRLLVMEAKAVRSVTPAMSGSLNRLARAVSRYKVEKYVVYLDPPKGSKKGFYTLSAGVKAVPVGEIGSPVLRM; this comes from the coding sequence ATGCGATATATAAACCGGGCGATAGAAAAAGAGATTAAAACGGCCTCGCGCGCTTTCCCGGCCGTTTTAGTTACCGGCCCACGCAGAGCGGGGAAGACAACCCTTCTTAAAAAATTATTCCCGCAGGCGTCCTATTATCTTTTGGAGGACACGGATATTATATCGCGCATAAAAGCGGATCCACGCTCTTTTCTGGAAGAGGTCAAGCCTCCCGTTATTCTGGATGAGATTCAGAACGTGCCGGAACTTTTTAACTATATTCGGACACGTATCGATGAAAAGCCTCATCGTGCCGGGCAATGGTATTTTACGGGTTCGCAGGATGCCCCGCTTATGAAAGGGGTTTCAGAGTCTATGGCGGGTAGAGTGGCTGTATTTCATCTACTGCCTCTTTCCCTGGAAGAGGATAGAGACGTCTCTATGATATCCGGCGGGTTTCCTGAAGTATTGGCGAAACCAAGGACGGCTTCTGTTTGGTTCCGTTCGTATATCCAGACATATCTCGAACGCGACGTGCGTTCCATAAGCGATATTAAAGACATTGCTGCATTCCGGAAATTCCTCTCCATTCTCGCAAGCCGTTCGGGGACTATCCTTAACAAAACCGATCTTGCGGCCCCTCTGGGCATATCGGTGCCTACGCTGGCGGAATGGCTTAGCATACTTGAGATTACCGGTCAGATCATTATCGTCCCGCCATTTTACGAAAATTTTGGAAAACGCCTTATCAAATCCCCGAAGATTTATTTTGTTGATTCGGGATTAGCGGTATATCTTTTAGGGATTGAGACGGAGGCAGCGCTTCGTAAATCGACCTTTTTGGGCCAGATATTTGAGGGGTTCATTGCCTCGGAGATAGTTAAGCGCCAGATAAATAGGGGCAAGCGCCAGCAGCTTTATTATTTTCGCGATCAGCAGGGCTTGGAAGTTGATTTCATAGTACCCGCCGGCGACAATAGACTCCTCGTCATGGAAGCCAAGGCCGTACGTTCCGTAACGCCGGCTATGTCCGGTTCGCTTAATAGACTCGCCCGCGCGGTATCCCGCTACAAAGTAGAAAAATACGTAGTTTACCTCGATCCGCCAAAAGGCTCGAAAAAAGGTTTTTATACTCTTTCTGCCGGAGTTAAGGCCGTTCCTGTAGGAGAGATTGGATCGCCGGTTCTACGCATGTAA